The DNA window CCGGCAGTGCCGACCATACGAATCGAAACGAGAAGTTTGGCGACGAACCGAAATAAACAGAACTGTAAATCGACAAAACAAAGCGCGGGCAGACTGGTCGACATAACCAGCCTGCCCGCGCTTTCTGTGATAGCGTTTACCGGTTTATAGCGTCAGCGTTGTTCCAGCACCATGGATAACAGCTGTTGCCAGTTCGTCGGCGTGACAGATGACAACGCGGGAGACACCGCTGCGCAGGGCCTGAAACGCATTGTCCAGCTTCGGGATCATGCCTTTGTTAATGGTTCCGGCGGCTTTGTGCTCGTCGTAAACGGCTGGCGTCAGGTCAGGCATGACGCTGTTGTCGTCATCGGGATTGCTCAGTACGCCTTTCTTCTCGAAACAGTAAACAAGCGTCACTTCGTTATGGCGCACCATATCAACCGCCACGGCCGACGCCATCGTATCGGCATTGGTATTGAGCAAATCGCCGGTTTTGCTGTAGGTGAGTGGCGCAAAGACGGGCGTCAGTTCCTCGCGCAGAAACGCCTGAATCCGGCCCGAATCGACTTCGTCAATGTCGCCGACCATTCCGTAATCGACGTCTTTAACGGGCCGTTTGTGGGCGAGTACGGTACCGGCGTCAGCACCAGTCAGGCCAATGGCGTTAATGTCAAGCGTTTGCAGCTTCGCCACGATCTGCTTGTTGACCAGTCCGCCGTAGACCATCGTCACGACGTTGAGCATCGACTGATCGGTAATCCGCCGACCGTTGACCATCGTCGTCTGAATACCCAGCTTCTCGGCTACCTGCGTCGCTACCTTTCCACCGCCATGAATCAGGATTTTAGTCCCCGGCAGTCCAGCGAAAGCGGTCAGAAAACGAGTCAGCGCGGCCGGGTCATCAATCACGTTCCCGCCAATTTTTACTACGGTGAGTTGTTCCATTCTGGGTTTAACGTTTATAGTTTAATGTTCAAGGTTTTGTGGCACAACTTTAAACCTTAGACCTTAAACGTTGAACCCAGTCAAAATTTCCTTCAACACCGCCTGCGCAGACCATTCGCGGTTGGCGGCCTGCTCGATCACGAGCGATTGTGGGCTGTCGAGGACGGCGTCAGATACTTTCAGGTTGCGCCGAACGGGCAGGCAGTGCATGAACTTGCCGTTGTTGGTGCGCTGCATGTCGTCCATCGTCACGGCCCACGACGGGTCCTGCGTCAGCACTTGGCCGTACTGCTCATACGACGACCAGTTTTTGCCGTAGATAAAGTCAGCGCCTGCAAAGGCTTCGTCGCGGTTGTGGATAATCCGGGCGTTGCCGACAAACTCAGGAGCCAGGTCGTAGCCTTCGGGGTTGGTGATCACGAAATCGACTTTTCCGGCGTTGGCGCGGGCGTTCATCCACTCCGAAAACGAGTTGGCAACGGCCTGGGGCAGCGGCTTGAAGTGCGGCAACCATGTCAGCACGACTTTGGGCCGGGCAGTCAGCTTTGCTTCTTCGATGGTGATACAGTCGGCCAGTGATTGCAGCGGGTGGCGCGTCGCTGATTCGAGGTTAACGATGGGCACCTTCGCGTATTTGGCGAACTGATGCATCACCTGCTCCTGATAATCGCTCATGCGATCCTGCAAGCCCGCGAAGGCACGGATACCGATGATGTCGCAGTAGCGGCCGATCACAGCAGCAGCTTCGCGGACGTGTTCGGCTTTGTCGCCATTCATCAGCACGCCTTCTTCCATTTCGAGCCCCCAGCTGTCCTGTCCGACGTTCATCACCATCGTCTGCATACCCAGGTTCTGGGCAGCTTTCTGGGTGCTGAGCCGGGTGCGCAGGCTGGAGTTGAAAAAGAGCAGACCGATGGTCTTGTTCTTGCCGAGGTGCTGATCGGCGAATGGGTTGGCTTTGGCGTCGCGCCCCGACTGTATTAGTGCATCGAGGTCGGTGACGTCGGCAAGGGAGAGAAAATTGGTCATTGATTTTTTTACCGCAAAGACGCGAAGGATAGCGCAAAGGTCGCAACGTGGTCACAGGTTGTTGACCAGACGACGAACGCCATCCTTTAAAAGCGTCACGTTAAAATTTATTAGCAAACCGAGTTTGCAACCTGATAATTTGAGATAGGTAATAAGTTGAGCAACATGAATATCAGCCAGGCGTTCAACGGCCTTCAGTTCAATAATCACTTTGTTCTCAACTAGAAGGTCTAATCGATAACCGACGTCTAGTTTTATCTCGTCGTAGATGAGCGGTAGTCCCTTTTGTCGTTCAACGTACAAACCTGACTTCGCCACTTCATACGCCAGACATTCTTCGTACGCCGATTCAAGCAGTCCGGCACCCAGTCGTCTGTGTACCGTAAGCGCGCATTGATACACCTGACGAGCGATGTCGTTCTCGCTCATATCGTTGCGACCTTCGCGCCTTCCGTTGCGTCTTTGCGGTTAATTATTCCTGCCAACGCGTCCAGAAACTGGTCGGATTCATTGATGCCTAAGGCCAGCGACGGCAGCAGCCGGATCGTGTTTTTACCCGCTACACCCGTAAACTGCTTGTGTTTGAACAATAGTGTTTTCCGCAGTTCATCCACCGGAAAATCGTATTCGATACCGATCATCAGGCCCCGGCCGCGCAGGTCTTTGTAACCGCCGATCTGCCGGATACCGTCCATCAGATAGTCGCCGATGCGGGTAGCGTTTTCCATCAGCCCTTCCTCTTTCATGATGTCGAGAACGGCGACGGCGGCTGTACAGGCGAGGTGATTCCCGCCGAAGGTCGTGCCGAGCAGGCCGTAGCTGGCTTTAAACTTGGGCGAGATCAGAATACCGCCGATCGGAAAGCCGTTGCCCATACCTTTCGCCATCGAGATAATGTCGGCATCGATACCGCTGAACTGGTGCGAGAAAAACTTACCCGAACGACCGTAGCCACACTGCACACCGTCGAGAATCAGGATGGCACCGGTTTCGTCGCATCGCTGCCGGAGGGTTTGCAGAAACTCGTCTGTCGCGACGTGAATACCGCCCACGCCCTGAATTCCTTCCACGATCACGGCGCAGGTATCGGTCGTGATGGCCGCGCGGGCCGCTTCGACGTCGTTGAACTTTGCGAACTGAACGTGCTCCTTATAGTTGATCGGGGCCACGATAGCCGCGTTGTCGGTAGCGGCAACGGCCCCAGCCGTCCGGCCGTGGAACGACTTGGTAAAGGCAACAACTTTCGTCCGGCCGTTGTGGAACGACGCCAGTTTAAGCGCGTTCTCGTTGGCTTCGGCCCCCGAGTTGCATAGAAACAGCGCATAGTCGTCGTGTCCCGACAAGGCCGTTAGTTTGTCGGCTAGTTCCTGCTGCTGCGGAATCCGGACCGAGTTGGAGTAGAACGAAATCTTGTGGAGCTGATCGGTCAGCGCCTGCACGTAGCGGGGGTGCGCATGACCAACCGAAATCACGGCGTGACCACCGTACAGATCAAGGTACCGGGTGCCGTCGACATCCCACAAATAGCTGCCCTCAGCCCGAACGGGTTCGATATCGTAGAGCGGATAAACGTTAAATAACTCGGCCATGCCAATCGTCGATTAGGGCTACCGACTGCCTCACCGACAGCCACTAGCGTTAAGGAGTGCAAGTTTACCGAAAAAAGCAAAGCCGGACCCTTCGTTGGAAAGGCCCGGCTTCGCTTTTTCAAAT is part of the Spirosoma rhododendri genome and encodes:
- the argB gene encoding acetylglutamate kinase; its protein translation is MEQLTVVKIGGNVIDDPAALTRFLTAFAGLPGTKILIHGGGKVATQVAEKLGIQTTMVNGRRITDQSMLNVVTMVYGGLVNKQIVAKLQTLDINAIGLTGADAGTVLAHKRPVKDVDYGMVGDIDEVDSGRIQAFLREELTPVFAPLTYSKTGDLLNTNADTMASAVAVDMVRHNEVTLVYCFEKKGVLSNPDDDNSVMPDLTPAVYDEHKAAGTINKGMIPKLDNAFQALRSGVSRVVICHADELATAVIHGAGTTLTL
- a CDS encoding N-acetylornithine carbamoyltransferase, which produces MTNFLSLADVTDLDALIQSGRDAKANPFADQHLGKNKTIGLLFFNSSLRTRLSTQKAAQNLGMQTMVMNVGQDSWGLEMEEGVLMNGDKAEHVREAAAVIGRYCDIIGIRAFAGLQDRMSDYQEQVMHQFAKYAKVPIVNLESATRHPLQSLADCITIEEAKLTARPKVVLTWLPHFKPLPQAVANSFSEWMNARANAGKVDFVITNPEGYDLAPEFVGNARIIHNRDEAFAGADFIYGKNWSSYEQYGQVLTQDPSWAVTMDDMQRTNNGKFMHCLPVRRNLKVSDAVLDSPQSLVIEQAANREWSAQAVLKEILTGFNV
- a CDS encoding GxxExxY protein, translating into MSENDIARQVYQCALTVHRRLGAGLLESAYEECLAYEVAKSGLYVERQKGLPLIYDEIKLDVGYRLDLLVENKVIIELKAVERLADIHVAQLITYLKLSGCKLGLLINFNVTLLKDGVRRLVNNL
- a CDS encoding aspartate aminotransferase family protein, with the translated sequence MAELFNVYPLYDIEPVRAEGSYLWDVDGTRYLDLYGGHAVISVGHAHPRYVQALTDQLHKISFYSNSVRIPQQQELADKLTALSGHDDYALFLCNSGAEANENALKLASFHNGRTKVVAFTKSFHGRTAGAVAATDNAAIVAPINYKEHVQFAKFNDVEAARAAITTDTCAVIVEGIQGVGGIHVATDEFLQTLRQRCDETGAILILDGVQCGYGRSGKFFSHQFSGIDADIISMAKGMGNGFPIGGILISPKFKASYGLLGTTFGGNHLACTAAVAVLDIMKEEGLMENATRIGDYLMDGIRQIGGYKDLRGRGLMIGIEYDFPVDELRKTLLFKHKQFTGVAGKNTIRLLPSLALGINESDQFLDALAGIINRKDATEGAKVATI